From Ignavibacterium sp.:
ATGTTTTCTGCAAACGCACCGGGACGAAGATTTGGTAATCCTTTTTCTCTCATTTTATCAATACTTTCCAATGCAAGAAAACTTATTTGTCTGTGCCAGTTGCCGGCGTGAACATCACCTTCAATTCCAAAGTTTTCAATCAATTTTGCCGATTGAATATTCGTTTTCGGAATTCCTTTCTTCTTGCTGATAGAAATCGCGATTATTTTTCCCGATTGATTTGTACTCTTCAATTCGATCAGGGATTCTTTTATATCATAATTATTCATAATTAACCTTTAAATTTTTTCTCTTTGTGATACTTCGTGAATACCTTTGGGTACTTCGTGGTTAAATCTTTTAATCCACCACAAAGGGACACCAAGTACAACACAAAGGAACACGAAGTTATTTAGTAA
This genomic window contains:
- a CDS encoding MOSC domain-containing protein, translated to MNNYDIKESLIELKSTNQSGKIIAISISKKKGIPKTNIQSAKLIENFGIEGDVHAGNWHRQISFLALESIDKMREKGLPNLRPGAFAENITTEFLELPKLEVGTRMRIGKEAELEITQIGKECHSKCAIFFKVGDCVMPREGIFAKVIRGGEIFIGDEIRILSATL